In a single window of the Rhizobium tropici CIAT 899 genome:
- a CDS encoding adenylate/guanylate cyclase domain-containing protein: protein MTIEARKPIMTDRLVRKLRLGSGLIVFAFVIMHLANHSLGLISLGMAEHAQHWFMAVWRNPVGTVLLYGALILHILLVLRMLYKRRTLVMPAGEAFQIVTGLLVPLLLIDHIVATRIVHEVYGYHDTYKAVVRTLWVTSPFNGMRQSFVLLIVWLHGCIGVHFWLRYRPWYMAIAPVMLSLAIVLPILALLGFAAMGKTVAHEVAQEDERGYPGGYYSDVRSFGETGSAPGGKMAEDLWPYRAGFYGAFSLSIAVLFAFRAHRRLRERQYQVAIRYAGGEVVHAPRGFSVLEASRLGGIPHYSVCGGKGQCSTCRVQIIEGAENLPPPEPLEQKTLNRIGATPDVRLACQLRPTGNVSVVPLLTPMAEATIPVYTQAASPGREREIVVFFCDLRHFTSLTESRLPFDIVFLLNRYFAIVGRIIEENGGRMDKFIGDGAMALFGLRATPKEANRQALKAAAAIIREIDKLSAELADDLAAPLEIAIGIHTGLAVVGSMGYGTVKNVTAIGDTVNVASRLESVAKEFNAALVFSEPVAQLSEADIAGTESREIAVRGRGEPLRVYIVSKEASAHFA, encoded by the coding sequence ATGACCATAGAGGCAAGAAAGCCAATCATGACCGATCGCCTCGTGCGAAAGCTGCGTCTCGGCTCGGGTCTGATCGTTTTTGCTTTCGTCATCATGCATTTGGCCAACCATTCCCTGGGCCTGATCTCGCTCGGCATGGCCGAACATGCGCAACATTGGTTCATGGCGGTTTGGCGCAATCCGGTCGGAACCGTGCTGCTCTATGGGGCGCTGATCCTGCATATCCTGCTCGTGCTGCGAATGCTCTACAAGCGCAGGACGCTCGTCATGCCCGCCGGCGAGGCTTTTCAGATCGTTACCGGTCTGCTGGTGCCCCTCCTGCTGATCGACCATATCGTTGCGACACGCATCGTTCATGAGGTCTACGGCTATCACGACACCTATAAGGCGGTCGTGCGCACCTTGTGGGTGACTTCGCCGTTCAATGGGATGCGCCAGTCGTTCGTCCTCCTGATCGTTTGGCTTCATGGATGCATTGGCGTTCATTTCTGGCTGCGCTACCGCCCCTGGTATATGGCGATCGCGCCCGTCATGCTGTCGCTTGCCATTGTCCTGCCGATTCTCGCTTTGCTCGGCTTTGCCGCAATGGGCAAGACGGTGGCGCATGAGGTCGCCCAGGAGGATGAGCGCGGCTATCCAGGCGGCTATTACAGTGACGTCCGAAGCTTTGGCGAAACAGGCTCGGCGCCCGGCGGTAAGATGGCGGAAGACTTGTGGCCTTACCGCGCCGGATTCTATGGCGCCTTCAGTCTGTCGATCGCCGTTCTTTTTGCCTTCCGAGCGCATCGCAGACTGCGAGAACGGCAATATCAGGTCGCCATTCGTTATGCAGGCGGGGAGGTCGTGCATGCACCGCGCGGCTTCAGCGTGCTTGAGGCAAGCCGTCTCGGCGGCATCCCGCATTATTCGGTCTGTGGAGGCAAGGGCCAATGCTCCACCTGCCGCGTGCAGATCATCGAGGGAGCCGAAAACCTGCCACCGCCCGAGCCGCTGGAGCAGAAGACCTTGAATCGTATCGGCGCCACGCCGGATGTCAGGCTTGCCTGCCAGCTGCGCCCGACCGGCAATGTCAGCGTGGTGCCATTGCTGACGCCGATGGCCGAGGCGACGATCCCGGTCTACACGCAAGCCGCAAGTCCCGGCCGCGAGCGGGAGATCGTCGTGTTCTTCTGCGATCTACGCCATTTCACCTCGCTGACGGAATCGCGGCTACCCTTCGACATCGTTTTCCTGCTCAACCGCTATTTTGCTATCGTTGGCCGCATCATCGAAGAAAATGGTGGCCGGATGGATAAGTTCATCGGCGATGGCGCGATGGCACTCTTCGGCCTTCGCGCAACCCCGAAGGAGGCCAATCGTCAGGCCCTGAAGGCGGCCGCCGCGATCATCCGCGAGATCGACAAGCTCAGTGCCGAGCTGGCTGATGACCTGGCTGCCCCGCTCGAAATCGCCATCGGCATCCATACCGGCCTCGCGGTAGTGGGCTCGATGGGATACGGCACCGTCAAGAACGTGACGGCGATCGGCGATACCGTCAATGTCGCCAGCCGTCTGGAAAGCGTCGCCAAGGAATTCAACGCCGCGCTGGTCTTTTCGGAGCCGGTGGCGCAGCTTTCGGAAGCCGATATCGCCGGCACCGAAAGCCGCGAGATTGCCGTCAGAGGCCGGGGCGAGCCGTTGCGGGTCTATATCGTTTCGAAAGAGGCCAGCGCCCATTTTGCCTGA
- a CDS encoding glycosyltransferase family 4 protein codes for MKIAFYAPLKSPTHTVPSGDRLMARQIIAALKMTGHQVEVASELRSFTPTPEAGPRMEIARQAKSEGERLLEQWRDTAAPDLWFTYHPYYKTPDLIGPFVARRLNIPYVTAEASYSRRHDETGWHENQRLIADAVRLAAVNLCFTERDRMGLLDAIPEGCYERFPPFIDAVPFARSFADPRRLITVAMLRRGDKFDSYAMLASALDLIRDQDWTLTVIGDGPMRAEVRSLFSAFSEDRIIWRGERSTAEIAKELATAGLYVWPGCNEAYGLAYLEAQATGLPVVAQATAGVPEVVMAGMTGLLTQEGDIEAYAGAIAELLIDASRHRAMANAAYDFVHQERSLTAASTRLETILRKYLGDTYYER; via the coding sequence ATGAAAATCGCCTTTTACGCTCCCCTGAAGTCGCCTACCCATACGGTCCCATCCGGCGACCGGCTGATGGCGCGCCAGATCATCGCAGCATTGAAGATGACGGGACATCAGGTCGAAGTCGCTTCCGAATTGCGCAGTTTCACGCCCACTCCGGAAGCCGGCCCACGCATGGAAATCGCCCGGCAGGCGAAAAGTGAGGGAGAACGATTGCTGGAGCAGTGGCGGGATACGGCGGCGCCCGATCTGTGGTTCACCTATCATCCCTATTACAAGACACCCGATCTCATCGGCCCGTTCGTCGCCAGGAGGCTTAATATCCCCTATGTCACGGCCGAGGCTTCCTACTCCCGCCGTCATGACGAGACCGGCTGGCACGAGAACCAGCGCCTTATTGCCGATGCGGTAAGGCTTGCCGCCGTCAATCTGTGCTTCACCGAGCGCGACCGGATGGGTTTGCTCGATGCAATTCCCGAGGGCTGTTACGAGCGCTTCCCGCCCTTCATCGATGCTGTGCCCTTTGCCCGCTCCTTCGCCGATCCGCGACGGCTGATTACGGTGGCGATGTTGCGCAGGGGCGACAAGTTCGACAGCTACGCCATGCTGGCAAGTGCGCTCGATCTCATCCGTGATCAGGATTGGACCCTGACCGTCATCGGCGATGGGCCGATGCGGGCCGAGGTCAGGTCGCTGTTCTCCGCATTTAGCGAAGACCGCATCATCTGGCGCGGAGAGCGCTCTACCGCAGAGATCGCGAAAGAGCTGGCAACCGCCGGTCTCTACGTCTGGCCAGGCTGCAACGAAGCCTATGGCCTCGCCTATCTCGAGGCGCAGGCAACGGGCCTGCCCGTCGTCGCGCAGGCAACGGCCGGTGTGCCTGAGGTGGTGATGGCGGGCATGACAGGACTTCTAACACAGGAAGGCGATATAGAGGCCTATGCCGGGGCTATCGCCGAGCTTTTGATCGACGCGAGCCGGCATCGGGCCATGGCAAACGCAGCCTATGACTTCGTGCATCAGGAGCGTTCGTTGACCGCCGCGTCGACGCGGTTGGAAACCATTCTTCGAAAATATCTGGGAGACACCTATTATGAGCGATAG
- a CDS encoding polysaccharide deacetylase family protein, translated as MSDRADWQPLRDELQRWNAAGRKAKLWFRDDDAIEPTPALDRLLSLANRFNVPIALAIIPQPTGKALAERLAGESRVTATVHGWTHQNYTPDDTKKQELGLHRPQAVVLDELHRGFDKLEALYGKQFVPLLVPPWNRIDDALLPHLAPFGYRAVSVFGLAKQAPIGLINTHIDIMRWHGVRGGLPHTEVIGRLVEELRIRFDGHDEPIGVMTHHLVHDDLAWDFVETLFEETADHAAIEWRPVTHFIH; from the coding sequence ATGAGCGATAGAGCCGATTGGCAGCCCCTGCGCGACGAGCTGCAGCGATGGAACGCGGCCGGGCGAAAGGCGAAGCTATGGTTCCGCGACGACGACGCCATCGAGCCGACTCCTGCCCTCGACCGGCTTCTATCGCTTGCCAATCGTTTCAACGTGCCGATCGCGCTTGCGATCATTCCGCAACCGACGGGCAAGGCACTCGCCGAACGGCTGGCGGGCGAAAGCCGCGTCACCGCCACCGTGCATGGCTGGACCCACCAGAACTATACGCCTGACGACACCAAGAAGCAGGAACTCGGCCTGCACCGGCCGCAGGCGGTCGTGCTGGACGAGTTGCACCGCGGTTTCGATAAGCTCGAAGCTCTTTATGGCAAGCAGTTCGTACCGCTGCTGGTGCCGCCGTGGAACAGGATCGACGATGCGCTGCTGCCGCATCTCGCCCCCTTCGGCTATCGCGCCGTCTCCGTTTTCGGATTGGCAAAGCAGGCCCCGATCGGCTTGATCAACACGCATATCGATATCATGAGATGGCACGGGGTGCGTGGCGGTCTACCGCATACCGAAGTGATCGGACGTCTCGTTGAAGAGCTCCGGATCCGTTTCGACGGTCACGACGAACCGATCGGGGTGATGACGCACCATCTCGTCCATGACGATCTCGCCTGGGATTTCGTGGAGACACTGTTCGAGGAAACGGCCGACCATGCCGCCATTGAATGGCGGCCGGTCACCCATTTCATACACTAG
- a CDS encoding VOC family protein, whose amino-acid sequence MAVKRMDNVGIVVEDLAGAIDFFRELGLELEGQATIEGEWAGRITGLGDQHVEIAMMRTPDGHSRLELSRFLAPAVVADHRNDPVNALGYLRVMFAVDDIDETLERLRKRGAQLVGEVVQYGNAYRLCYIRGPEGLLIGLAQELS is encoded by the coding sequence ATGGCTGTCAAGCGAATGGACAATGTCGGAATCGTCGTCGAAGACCTGGCAGGCGCGATCGATTTCTTTCGCGAACTTGGCCTTGAGCTCGAAGGGCAGGCGACGATTGAGGGGGAGTGGGCCGGACGTATCACGGGGCTGGGCGATCAGCACGTCGAGATTGCCATGATGCGCACGCCGGATGGGCACAGCCGGCTCGAGCTTTCCCGCTTTCTCGCGCCGGCTGTCGTCGCGGATCACCGGAACGATCCGGTCAACGCTTTGGGCTATCTCCGGGTCATGTTTGCCGTGGACGACATCGACGAGACGCTTGAAAGGCTCCGCAAGCGCGGTGCGCAGCTCGTCGGCGAAGTCGTCCAGTATGGCAACGCATATCGCCTCTGCTATATCCGCGGGCCTGAAGGGCTCCTCATCGGGCTCGCCCAAGAACTCAGCTGA
- a CDS encoding MBL fold metallo-hydrolase, giving the protein MNNDSFELKFWGVRGSIPVSGPEFERYGGNTSCIELRHDGRHILFDAGTGLREAAGSLAKEGVRDIDLFFTHSHYDHIIGLPFFNAIYDPRVSVDLWSGHLAGKTTTRQLIGQFMRPPWFPVEPDICRATMNFRDFAAGDTLKPHPGIVIHTTRLNHPGGCIGYRIEWAGRVIAMVYDTEHVAGKLDEAALELMADADLAIYDATYLEAEMQKYLGFGHSTWQEGIKLAKKAGAKRLAMFHHAPGRTDRELDDMQRDAQKSFPEAFFAFDGQSLQL; this is encoded by the coding sequence ATGAACAACGATAGTTTTGAGCTGAAATTTTGGGGCGTGCGGGGAAGCATCCCTGTATCGGGACCGGAATTTGAGCGGTACGGCGGTAATACGTCGTGTATAGAGTTACGGCATGATGGCAGGCATATCTTATTCGACGCCGGAACGGGTTTGCGCGAAGCGGCCGGCTCGCTTGCCAAGGAGGGGGTCCGCGATATCGATCTCTTCTTCACTCACTCCCACTACGACCACATCATCGGGCTGCCTTTCTTCAACGCGATCTACGATCCGCGCGTGAGCGTCGATCTCTGGTCGGGCCATCTGGCCGGCAAGACGACGACGCGGCAGTTGATCGGTCAGTTCATGCGGCCGCCATGGTTTCCTGTTGAACCCGACATCTGTCGTGCCACGATGAATTTCCGCGATTTCGCCGCCGGCGATACGTTGAAGCCGCATCCGGGCATCGTCATCCATACGACGAGGCTGAACCATCCCGGTGGCTGTATCGGCTATCGCATAGAATGGGCGGGCCGGGTGATTGCCATGGTCTATGACACCGAGCACGTGGCAGGCAAACTCGATGAGGCGGCGCTTGAGCTGATGGCGGATGCAGATCTTGCCATCTACGATGCGACCTATCTCGAAGCGGAGATGCAGAAATATCTCGGTTTTGGCCATTCTACATGGCAGGAGGGCATCAAGCTCGCCAAGAAGGCCGGCGCCAAGCGGCTTGCCATGTTCCATCATGCGCCTGGCCGAACTGACCGCGAACTGGATGACATGCAGCGCGATGCGCAGAAGAGCTTCCCCGAAGCGTTCTTCGCCTTTGACGGACAATCGCTGCAGCTCTGA
- a CDS encoding winged helix DNA-binding protein: MTSEEKSKRRELIVSSAHLAGGSSPALSELEYGSILFSHAFNRWLVRCMAAAGVPGLSPIEILIIHSVRHRDRPKTLADLCLVLDIEDTHVANYAIKKLEAAGLVKSGKAGKEKTIRVTDKGVDALKRYTEIRERLLVEATKVSGLSQDDLSDIASHLRALSGYYEQAARSAATL; this comes from the coding sequence GTGACGTCCGAGGAAAAGAGTAAGCGACGCGAATTGATCGTATCGTCGGCCCATCTGGCCGGCGGCAGCTCTCCGGCCTTGTCGGAGCTGGAATACGGATCGATCCTCTTTTCGCATGCCTTCAATCGTTGGCTGGTGCGCTGCATGGCGGCGGCCGGCGTGCCTGGCCTTTCGCCGATCGAAATCCTGATCATTCATTCGGTGCGGCATCGCGACCGGCCGAAAACGCTCGCCGATCTCTGCCTCGTCCTCGACATCGAGGACACGCATGTCGCCAACTACGCCATCAAGAAGCTCGAGGCGGCAGGCCTTGTCAAAAGTGGTAAGGCCGGCAAGGAAAAGACCATCCGGGTCACCGACAAGGGCGTGGACGCGCTGAAGCGCTATACCGAAATTCGCGAGCGGCTGCTTGTCGAGGCGACGAAGGTATCGGGTCTCTCGCAAGATGACCTCTCCGATATCGCCTCGCATCTCAGGGCATTGTCCGGCTACTACGAACAGGCCGCACGGTCGGCCGCGACGCTGTAA
- a CDS encoding hydantoinase B/oxoprolinase family protein, with amino-acid sequence MSENISGRWDFWIDRGGTFTDVVGRDPSGTLHARKVLSENPEAYRDAAVHGIRLHLGLGKGEPVPEGAIGEVRMGTTVATNALLERKGERLALVTTKGFRDALRIGYQERKKIFATEIVKPEALYDDVVEIEERVLADGTVELALDEKAAEAALGDLLARGYRSVAIVFMHAYKFPAHEAAVARIARSIGFEQVSVSHEVSPLIKLVGRGDTAVIDAYLSPVLGRYIRQVCDELDVERTGARVMFMMSSGGLTAADMFQGKDAILSGPAGGVVGLAKTGEQAGFANVIGFDMGGTSTDVAHFDGEYERAFETEVAGVRVRAPMMLIHTVAAGGGSILHFDGDRFRVGPDSAGAFPGPACYRNGGPLAVTDANVMAGKLLPEFFPSIFGPNQDQPLDVETVRAKFAALAAEIGDGRSPEDVADGFIRIAVANMVEAIKKISVQRGYDVTRYALNCFGGAGGQHACLVADALGMKSILLHPMSGLLSAYGMGLADIRATRQKALGVSLDDAAPSAIAVLGSELRGECVPELEAQGVETTEIKTVQRAHIRYAGTDTLLAVETTFPDIDDPARLRSQFETLHKRRFGFVAEDKPLVVEAVEIETIGGAAADIAIELDATAEGEAGVARRTAFYSNGESHDAAVVVRQAIKPGQTVTGPAIIIEPNQTIVIEDGWQAQLTARDHIVLKRIKALPERNAIGTKADPVMLEIFNNLFMSIAEQMGMTLQNTAYSVNIKERLDFSCAVFDAEGNLVANAPHMPVHLGSMDASVATAIRENAVIHPGDVFLINAPYNGGTHLPDLTVCTPVFDDAGEKIRFWVASRGHHADIGGISPGSMSPLATHIEEEGVYIDNFKLLDRGRFCEAELTKLLTGARYPVRTLAQNINDLKAQVAANEKGVAELKKMIVHFGEDVVDAYMGHVQDNAAESVRRVLDRLSDGEFSYEMDQGCKIVVKISIDKDKREATVDFSGTSAQRPDNFNAPQPVTRAAVLYVFRVLVEADIPMNAGCLRPIRIIIPEGTMLTPEYPAAVVAGNVEVSQAVTNCLFGAVEALAAAQGTMNNLTFGNDVYQYYETICSGAPAGPGFNGADAVHTHMTNSRLTDPEILETRFPVVLEDFHIRPNSGGRGKWNAGSGTQRTIRTREKLEFAILSGHRRVAPFGVKGGEAGQTGRNYVRRNDGTIEELIGSAHTVLEAGEAFTVVTPTGGGYGKRDE; translated from the coding sequence TTGTCGGAGAATATTTCGGGTCGTTGGGATTTCTGGATCGATCGCGGCGGCACCTTTACCGACGTCGTCGGGCGCGATCCGTCTGGCACTCTCCACGCCCGCAAGGTTCTCTCGGAAAATCCCGAGGCCTATCGTGATGCGGCCGTTCACGGCATCCGCCTGCATCTCGGTCTCGGCAAGGGCGAGCCGGTTCCTGAAGGCGCGATCGGCGAGGTCCGCATGGGCACGACGGTCGCCACCAATGCGCTGCTCGAGCGCAAGGGCGAGCGCCTTGCGCTTGTCACGACGAAAGGTTTCCGGGACGCGCTGCGCATTGGCTACCAGGAACGCAAGAAGATCTTCGCGACTGAGATCGTCAAGCCGGAAGCGCTATACGATGATGTCGTCGAGATCGAGGAGAGGGTGCTTGCCGACGGCACGGTCGAATTGGCTCTGGATGAAAAGGCTGCAGAAGCTGCCCTGGGCGACCTTCTTGCTAGGGGTTATCGCTCCGTCGCCATTGTTTTCATGCATGCCTATAAATTTCCGGCGCATGAGGCCGCCGTTGCCCGGATCGCACGATCGATCGGCTTCGAACAAGTCTCGGTAAGCCATGAGGTCTCACCGCTGATCAAGCTCGTCGGCCGCGGCGATACGGCTGTCATCGACGCCTATTTGTCGCCGGTGCTCGGTCGCTATATCCGCCAGGTCTGCGATGAGCTCGATGTCGAGCGCACCGGCGCGCGCGTCATGTTCATGATGTCGTCGGGCGGGTTGACGGCGGCCGATATGTTTCAGGGCAAGGATGCAATCCTCTCCGGCCCGGCCGGCGGCGTAGTCGGTCTTGCGAAGACCGGCGAGCAGGCGGGCTTTGCTAATGTCATCGGCTTCGACATGGGCGGCACCTCGACGGATGTGGCGCATTTCGATGGTGAATATGAGCGCGCATTCGAGACGGAAGTGGCGGGCGTGCGCGTGCGTGCGCCGATGATGCTCATCCATACCGTTGCGGCCGGCGGTGGCTCGATCCTGCATTTCGATGGCGATCGCTTCCGCGTCGGTCCGGATTCCGCAGGCGCCTTTCCAGGCCCGGCTTGCTACCGCAACGGCGGCCCGCTGGCCGTCACCGACGCCAACGTCATGGCCGGCAAGCTTCTGCCGGAATTCTTCCCCTCGATCTTCGGGCCCAACCAGGATCAGCCGCTTGATGTCGAGACGGTGCGTGCCAAGTTCGCAGCGCTCGCAGCCGAGATCGGCGATGGTCGCAGCCCGGAAGATGTCGCCGACGGCTTCATCCGTATCGCGGTTGCCAATATGGTCGAGGCGATCAAGAAGATCTCGGTACAGCGCGGCTATGACGTGACGCGTTATGCGCTGAATTGCTTTGGCGGCGCCGGTGGCCAGCATGCCTGCCTGGTTGCCGATGCGCTTGGGATGAAGAGCATCCTTCTGCATCCGATGTCCGGCCTTCTATCAGCCTATGGCATGGGGCTTGCCGATATCCGCGCAACGCGCCAGAAGGCGCTCGGCGTTTCCCTTGATGATGCCGCACCATCAGCCATTGCGGTGCTTGGCAGCGAATTGCGCGGCGAATGCGTGCCTGAGCTGGAAGCGCAGGGCGTCGAAACTACTGAGATCAAGACGGTCCAGCGCGCGCATATCCGCTATGCCGGCACCGATACGTTGTTGGCCGTCGAAACGACCTTCCCCGACATCGATGATCCCGCGCGGCTGCGCAGCCAATTCGAGACCCTGCACAAGCGCCGCTTCGGCTTCGTTGCCGAAGACAAGCCGCTGGTCGTGGAAGCCGTGGAGATCGAAACGATCGGGGGCGCGGCTGCCGACATCGCGATCGAGCTCGACGCTACAGCCGAAGGCGAAGCTGGGGTCGCAAGGCGCACCGCCTTCTACTCGAATGGCGAAAGCCACGATGCGGCCGTCGTGGTGCGCCAGGCGATCAAGCCCGGCCAGACCGTGACCGGTCCGGCCATCATCATCGAACCGAACCAGACGATCGTCATCGAGGACGGCTGGCAGGCACAGCTGACCGCCAGGGATCATATCGTTCTCAAGCGCATCAAGGCGCTGCCGGAGCGCAATGCCATCGGCACCAAGGCCGATCCCGTCATGCTGGAGATATTCAACAATCTCTTCATGTCAATCGCCGAGCAGATGGGCATGACGCTGCAGAACACGGCCTATTCCGTCAATATCAAGGAACGGCTGGATTTCTCCTGTGCCGTCTTCGATGCGGAAGGCAATCTGGTTGCCAACGCGCCGCATATGCCGGTCCATCTGGGCTCCATGGACGCATCCGTCGCAACCGCGATCCGCGAGAACGCCGTCATTCATCCGGGCGACGTCTTCCTGATCAATGCGCCCTATAATGGCGGCACGCATCTGCCTGACCTGACGGTTTGCACCCCTGTCTTCGACGATGCGGGTGAGAAGATCCGTTTCTGGGTCGCGAGCCGCGGCCATCATGCCGATATCGGCGGCATCTCGCCGGGATCGATGTCGCCGCTCGCCACGCATATCGAGGAGGAGGGCGTCTATATCGACAATTTCAAACTGCTCGATCGCGGCCGGTTCTGTGAGGCAGAACTTACCAAGCTGCTGACAGGTGCGCGCTATCCGGTGCGGACACTCGCGCAGAACATCAACGATCTCAAGGCCCAGGTCGCCGCCAACGAAAAGGGCGTCGCCGAGCTGAAGAAGATGATCGTGCACTTCGGCGAAGATGTCGTCGATGCCTATATGGGGCATGTTCAGGACAATGCGGCGGAAAGCGTGCGCCGTGTCCTCGACCGTCTGTCGGATGGCGAGTTCAGCTATGAGATGGATCAGGGCTGCAAGATCGTCGTCAAGATTTCGATCGACAAGGACAAGCGCGAGGCAACGGTCGATTTCAGCGGCACCTCGGCGCAGCGCCCTGATAATTTCAACGCGCCGCAGCCGGTGACGCGCGCCGCCGTACTCTATGTTTTCCGTGTTCTCGTCGAGGCCGATATTCCGATGAATGCGGGGTGCCTGAGGCCAATCCGCATCATCATCCCCGAAGGCACGATGCTGACGCCGGAGTATCCGGCCGCCGTCGTTGCCGGCAATGTCGAGGTCAGCCAGGCCGTGACCAACTGCCTGTTCGGCGCCGTCGAGGCGCTTGCCGCAGCCCAAGGCACGATGAACAATCTGACCTTCGGCAACGACGTCTATCAGTACTACGAGACGATTTGCTCGGGGGCGCCGGCGGGGCCAGGTTTCAACGGCGCCGATGCCGTCCATACGCATATGACGAATTCGCGCCTGACGGATCCCGAAATCCTCGAGACGCGCTTCCCGGTCGTGCTGGAGGATTTCCACATTCGCCCGAATTCAGGCGGCCGTGGCAAGTGGAATGCCGGCAGCGGCACGCAGCGCACCATCCGCACGCGCGAAAAGCTGGAATTCGCGATTCTGTCCGGACATCGGCGTGTGGCGCCCTTCGGCGTCAAGGGCGGCGAGGCAGGACAGACCGGCCGCAATTACGTGCGTCGCAACGATGGCACGATCGAAGAGTTGATCGGCTCGGCGCACACCGTGCTTGAGGCGGGCGAAGCCTTCACGGTCGTCACCCCTACGGGCGGCGGTTATGGAAAGCGGGACGAATAG
- a CDS encoding GFA family protein: MDRFTGGCLCGKVRIVASGRPYRVGICHCLDCRKHHGALFHASAIFPENAVTIEGETRDYDGRFFCPHCGSSVFSRSADEIEVNLGSLDAPDQLRPTYELWTVRRESWLPPFPLARRYGGDREGTSRFED; this comes from the coding sequence ATGGACCGATTTACCGGCGGCTGCTTATGCGGCAAGGTGCGGATTGTCGCGTCGGGGCGTCCCTATCGGGTCGGCATTTGTCATTGTCTCGACTGCCGCAAGCATCACGGTGCGCTTTTTCACGCTTCCGCGATTTTTCCCGAGAATGCGGTGACGATCGAAGGCGAAACACGCGACTACGACGGCCGGTTTTTCTGCCCTCACTGCGGCTCGTCCGTTTTCTCGCGAAGTGCGGACGAAATCGAAGTGAACCTCGGGTCTCTCGATGCCCCTGATCAACTAAGGCCCACCTACGAACTCTGGACCGTCCGCCGCGAATCCTGGCTGCCGCCGTTTCCGCTCGCGAGACGATACGGCGGAGATCGCGAGGGAACCAGCCGCTTCGAGGATTAG